The Verrucomicrobium spinosum DSM 4136 = JCM 18804 genome includes a region encoding these proteins:
- a CDS encoding NAD(P)/FAD-dependent oxidoreductase: MMKYDHDVLIVGGGPAGLSAGMTLGRMLRSALICDDQRPRNAPSAHLNNFPTRDGIHPAEWRKEARRNLEKYSTIQTVDARVLSIERTDEGGFIAELSTGDRKTFRRVILADGLQDRLPDAPGFKELWGKSVFHCPFCHGYEARGLALGTVANGAMAAHALPMHFGLTQDLVLFTNGPADLPAELREAMVHRKVELVETRIQALLHEETVLKAVALEDGRIIKRDALFAAPMLPFETKSSLGEMLGCEKTELGLFKVNEMNETTVKGVYAAGDNMTRQHSVLHASGHGVTAGAGIVSDMLYGEFMR; this comes from the coding sequence ATGATGAAATACGACCACGATGTCTTGATCGTCGGCGGCGGTCCTGCGGGGCTGAGCGCTGGCATGACCCTGGGCCGCATGCTGCGGTCTGCCTTGATTTGTGATGATCAACGTCCCAGAAACGCCCCCTCAGCGCACCTGAACAACTTTCCCACCCGTGACGGCATCCATCCGGCGGAGTGGAGAAAGGAGGCCCGCAGGAATCTGGAGAAGTATTCCACGATCCAAACTGTCGATGCCAGGGTGCTGTCAATCGAGCGGACAGATGAGGGAGGCTTCATCGCGGAGCTTTCCACAGGTGACCGCAAAACGTTTCGGAGAGTGATCCTCGCCGATGGCCTGCAGGATCGGCTTCCAGACGCCCCAGGCTTCAAGGAGCTGTGGGGAAAGTCGGTGTTTCACTGCCCGTTCTGCCACGGCTATGAAGCCAGGGGACTGGCACTGGGAACGGTGGCCAATGGGGCTATGGCGGCGCATGCGCTGCCCATGCACTTTGGTCTGACCCAGGATCTGGTGCTCTTCACCAACGGCCCGGCGGATCTGCCGGCGGAGCTCCGGGAAGCCATGGTTCACCGCAAGGTTGAGCTGGTGGAAACGCGTATCCAAGCCTTGTTGCATGAGGAAACGGTTCTGAAGGCTGTGGCGCTGGAGGATGGTCGCATCATCAAGCGCGATGCGCTTTTTGCGGCCCCCATGCTGCCGTTTGAGACCAAGTCCAGCTTGGGCGAAATGCTGGGTTGCGAGAAGACCGAGTTGGGTTTGTTCAAGGTGAACGAGATGAACGAAACCACGGTGAAAGGCGTGTACGCGGCAGGGGACAATATGACCCGGCAGCATTCTGTGCTTCATGCCAGCGGTCACGGTGTGACGGCCGGGGCCGGGATCGTGTCTGATATGCTTTACGGGGAGTTTATGCGGTAG
- a CDS encoding LysR family transcriptional regulator, which translates to MDLSKLRAFVVVAEELNFRRSAEILGMTQPPLTRLIAGLEDDLGAKLFERTTRQVKLTGTGVFLLKEGREIIARAEKLEHEVRAISRIKGGELSVAFSTTVFLASLPKIMGAFQERFPKVVIQLHQETRQRLFAGLRQGRFDVGFVEGSVDEEDLASDTVHDEALGVLLPKQHSFARRKQVELSELGGETIILHPRRDNDRFHDTVHLLFRQSGIKPKVYVKNDWESCPVLVAIGKGVSLTILGTQQCAFPETKFVPIRQLSMPVSVVWNPENTNPALKGMLSFVAENAALRRKNAVCLEEGLKF; encoded by the coding sequence ATGGACCTCTCCAAGCTCAGAGCCTTTGTGGTGGTGGCCGAAGAGCTCAACTTCCGGCGTAGCGCCGAGATCCTCGGCATGACGCAACCTCCCCTCACCCGGCTTATTGCCGGCCTGGAGGACGACCTGGGTGCCAAGCTTTTCGAGCGGACCACGCGTCAGGTGAAACTCACCGGCACTGGTGTCTTCCTGCTCAAGGAAGGACGCGAAATCATCGCGCGAGCGGAAAAGCTGGAGCACGAGGTTCGCGCCATCAGCCGCATCAAGGGTGGCGAGCTCTCCGTGGCCTTCTCCACCACCGTCTTCCTGGCCAGCCTGCCGAAGATCATGGGAGCGTTTCAAGAGCGGTTCCCAAAGGTAGTGATCCAACTCCACCAGGAGACACGACAACGCCTCTTTGCCGGGCTGCGACAAGGGCGATTCGACGTCGGGTTTGTGGAAGGCAGTGTGGACGAGGAGGACCTGGCGTCCGACACGGTGCACGACGAGGCACTCGGCGTGCTCCTGCCCAAGCAGCACTCGTTCGCGCGCAGGAAACAGGTCGAGCTTTCTGAGCTAGGAGGCGAGACGATCATCCTCCATCCCCGCAGGGACAATGATCGCTTTCACGATACCGTTCATCTGCTTTTCCGCCAAAGCGGCATCAAGCCCAAGGTGTATGTGAAAAACGACTGGGAGAGTTGCCCCGTGCTGGTGGCCATCGGCAAGGGAGTGTCACTGACGATTCTTGGCACTCAGCAGTGTGCGTTTCCCGAAACCAAGTTTGTACCGATCAGGCAGTTGTCAATGCCAGTGTCTGTCGTTTGGAATCCGGAAAACACGAACCCCGCTCTCAAAGGCATGCTGAGCTTTGTGGCGGAGAATGCGGCCTTGCGCAGGAAGAATGCGGTGTGTTTGGAAGAGGGCTTGAAGTTTTAG
- a CDS encoding arylamine N-acetyltransferase family protein, translating to MSETQDPHSLDLDAYFARIGYIGPREASLPTLSQIVLGHAQAIPFENLDVISGRGVSLDLASVQQKLVQSRRGGYCFEQNGLLLQVLLAMGFDAQPISARVRIGRTREMTPPRTHLFVRVEIEGESWLADVGVGGLSATTALRLELNVPQRTPHETRRIIHENGVYYHQALLGDDWTDVSEFTLEVMPPIDREVANWYTSMHPQSHFRDRLMVARAASEGRRMTMLNTEFSVRDAEGKAMKREVQTKSELLAVLEESFGLRLDPEVRFNVPALAGLA from the coding sequence ATGTCCGAAACGCAAGACCCTCATTCGCTGGATCTCGACGCCTACTTTGCCCGCATCGGCTACATCGGCCCGCGTGAGGCCAGCTTACCGACCCTGAGTCAGATTGTCCTGGGCCATGCCCAAGCCATCCCGTTTGAGAATTTGGATGTGATCTCAGGCCGTGGCGTCTCGCTCGATCTGGCTTCCGTGCAGCAAAAGCTCGTTCAGTCACGGCGGGGAGGCTATTGTTTTGAGCAGAACGGGTTGTTGTTGCAGGTGCTGCTCGCCATGGGGTTTGACGCCCAGCCCATCAGTGCGCGGGTGCGCATTGGCCGGACCCGCGAGATGACTCCGCCCCGCACGCATTTGTTTGTGCGCGTTGAGATCGAAGGGGAATCATGGCTGGCCGATGTCGGGGTGGGTGGCTTGAGCGCCACCACCGCCCTTCGGTTGGAACTCAACGTTCCGCAAAGAACGCCACACGAGACGCGGCGGATCATCCACGAAAATGGCGTGTATTATCATCAGGCGCTATTGGGGGATGACTGGACGGATGTCTCCGAGTTCACCCTGGAAGTCATGCCACCGATTGATCGCGAAGTGGCCAATTGGTACACCAGCATGCACCCCCAGTCGCATTTCCGGGATCGGTTGATGGTAGCGAGGGCGGCATCCGAGGGGCGACGGATGACGATGCTGAACACCGAGTTCTCCGTGCGTGATGCAGAGGGGAAGGCGATGAAGCGGGAAGTGCAGACAAAATCAGAACTCCTTGCTGTGTTGGAGGAGTCGTTCGGCTTGAGGCTCGATCCGGAGGTGCGGTTCAATGTGCCGGCGTTGGCGGGGTTGGCGTAG
- a CDS encoding DMT family transporter, translated as MAWIILLLAGIFEVAWTIGLKYSQGFTKLGPSLWTGAALIISFALLGNAVRTLPLGTAYAIWTGIGAVGAIIAGIVLFHEPLTLTRCLFGMLIVVGMVGLKFTSGH; from the coding sequence ATGGCATGGATCATCCTTCTGTTGGCAGGCATCTTTGAGGTTGCCTGGACCATTGGCCTGAAATACAGCCAGGGCTTCACCAAGCTTGGCCCCTCCCTTTGGACGGGAGCAGCCTTGATCATCAGTTTTGCCTTGTTGGGCAATGCGGTACGCACCCTACCCCTGGGCACCGCCTACGCCATCTGGACAGGCATTGGTGCCGTGGGGGCCATCATCGCTGGCATCGTGCTATTCCACGAACCGCTGACCCTGACGCGTTGTCTGTTCGGGATGCTCATCGTGGTGGGCATGGTCGGGCTGAAGTTCACCTCAGGGCATTGA
- a CDS encoding vWA domain-containing protein, protein MSTEPTAAALDAAVPPVSGNPAPAAPPMAVHVAPLAPQGGAPPLASKEPNAVVKYWRKVGGGSLALSLLIHVGILVGAYFLVETIVLENKVDFLPGGGSKAGQEASQSLAQQVQQKKRTNISKMLPMRKVVSTSANAAIALPDMPSDNLEMPEMSSLMGGGMTGSAGFGSQGAGGGFGTGIGTGGMKGVTFFGMTTPLDRVVFVLDFSVSMKKNQVELVVNEMGKTLKMLPMRSQYQVILFAGGARFADRNWKVEQPSTFERIMVHRGKQKYRFFSPTKSHTDYAFDGSDNELPKDDWLTSNAVNVGRTMEELDKKETWGGTDWRWAFKTALNMSPPPKVVYFMTDGLGGSNVELILDYNKRKAKATLNTFLMHTSAGAPLMKEIADKTGGRFTIVKNDGATIPGDMYFANKAKYDKELKE, encoded by the coding sequence ATGAGCACTGAACCGACTGCCGCCGCGCTTGACGCCGCCGTGCCGCCCGTGAGCGGAAATCCTGCCCCTGCGGCCCCTCCGATGGCGGTGCATGTTGCTCCCCTGGCACCGCAAGGGGGCGCTCCACCCCTCGCCTCCAAAGAACCTAACGCCGTGGTGAAGTACTGGCGAAAAGTGGGCGGGGGATCGCTGGCGCTCAGTCTGCTCATCCACGTGGGAATCCTGGTGGGCGCCTATTTCCTGGTAGAGACGATTGTCCTCGAGAACAAGGTGGACTTCCTGCCCGGCGGCGGCAGCAAGGCGGGTCAGGAGGCCTCCCAGTCCCTCGCCCAACAGGTGCAGCAGAAGAAGCGCACCAACATCAGCAAGATGCTGCCCATGCGCAAGGTGGTAAGTACCAGTGCGAACGCTGCCATAGCTCTACCAGACATGCCTTCGGACAATCTGGAGATGCCGGAGATGAGCAGCCTGATGGGGGGCGGCATGACGGGCAGCGCCGGATTTGGCAGCCAGGGGGCAGGTGGTGGCTTTGGCACGGGCATCGGTACCGGCGGTATGAAGGGGGTCACCTTCTTCGGCATGACCACGCCGCTGGATCGCGTGGTCTTCGTGCTGGATTTCTCCGTCTCCATGAAGAAGAATCAGGTGGAGCTCGTGGTGAATGAAATGGGCAAAACGCTCAAGATGCTGCCCATGCGTTCGCAGTACCAGGTGATCCTCTTCGCGGGCGGTGCCCGGTTTGCGGACCGCAACTGGAAGGTGGAGCAGCCGAGCACGTTCGAGCGCATCATGGTGCATCGGGGCAAACAGAAGTATCGCTTCTTTTCTCCCACCAAGTCGCATACAGACTACGCCTTCGATGGATCCGACAACGAGCTGCCCAAGGATGACTGGTTGACCTCCAACGCTGTGAATGTGGGGCGTACGATGGAGGAGCTCGACAAGAAGGAAACCTGGGGCGGCACGGACTGGCGCTGGGCCTTTAAAACGGCACTAAACATGAGCCCGCCGCCGAAGGTCGTTTACTTCATGACGGACGGACTGGGCGGCTCCAATGTGGAGCTCATTCTGGACTACAACAAGAGGAAGGCCAAGGCCACGCTCAACACCTTCCTCATGCACACTAGTGCGGGGGCACCGCTCATGAAAGAGATCGCTGACAAAACCGGCGGACGGTTCACCATCGTGAAGAACGATGGTGCCACCATCCCCGGGGACATGTACTTCGCCAACAAGGCCAAGTATGACAAGGAGCTGAAGGAGTAG